Part of the Lolium rigidum isolate FL_2022 chromosome 6, APGP_CSIRO_Lrig_0.1, whole genome shotgun sequence genome, AATTAAGATAAGTCACCACAATAATCACCAATAGGAAAAGAACATCCAAATACTATGCATACCAAATAGATCATCTTAATTATTCTTTCATTACATCATCTTATGTATACTCCTAGCTACCAAGTCTAAGGGAATTATGTTTATAGTTACATTATGCTAGCACCTACTCTCATCATGCTTTCATTATACTATACATTACAGTATACTTTCAATCATAGCACAGTAATCCCATGATAAATCCCCACATTAATCTCAAAAGGTTAATATTCTCACATTATGCTAGGTCATCAAAATTACCTAGATGCTTACATTATAATTTTGCAATATAATTAGCACATACTAAGCTCTAATGGGGATAATGCAGCTGCTCTGTTAATCAATGCATCGGAAGTGGAATAAATAAACAAGCAAGTAACTATATCACCTGTATTCATTACTTTCATGTGATTTATTGATAATTAATTAGAATCTTACAGAATTACTGATAACTCTTTAGAGGCTTTCCAACTTAGCCATTaggtgatgtgcaacatcattggagcAACGTGAGCTAAACCAAACAGCAAGCATAGTAAGCTGGAATCCTATTGAAATGAGAAGCAGCAGCAATGCAACCATTGCACCTAGCAGGTTATCTTCACAAGACTTGCATGACCTAAATGATGAATCAGAAAAACATTTAAGCATCCTCCTAAAACATCTTAAGGCAACTACATACACATGATAACTAGGATCCTCTTGGCCACAACTCATGCCTTTAATTTTCAAGACCTACATTCTTACTATGATACATCCTAATCATCATCAATGCCACACTCTCTTTAGTTGTGTTCTCTGCTCTAGCTAGACCACTCCAATACTATACATATAATCCTAACAAAACTACCTTGGGTTCATGCATGTCATTTCAATAGGATTGTATGTTTTATTTATATACAAAATCCTACTCGGATCATGGGTGTATATGAACATATTCTGTGAAATCATTTCATATTATCTTGCCTCCTAGACCAGACATCAACGATTGCAAACCATACTAGCTCATACATGTCCACGGATGCAGTGAAACCAAGATTCAACAAATTTCTGAAACCCTAAGCACACATGCAAATCAAATTAAAAGAGGATGAACTAGCTCATACATGCCCACGGATGCAGTGAAACCAAGATTCAACAATTTTCTGAAACCCTAAGCACACATGCAAATCAAATTAAAAGAGGATGAACATGCGCTtaccagcaccgccgccgccgctccagcccCTCCTTCGTCGACAACCGCCGCTCCAGCCCCTCCTTCCTCGACACCCGCCGCTTCCGCCTCGGCCTTCTCCAGATCTACCGCCGCGACCAAACCCTGCGCGCCGCCCTCCTTCAGATCCTCCACCTCCGGCTCCTTCACCAGCTTCTCAGCCTCCGAGGCCGTCGCGGACGCCTCGGCCTCCGCCTTCTCCGCATGCAGCACCCCTAACGCGGCCGACGcggccgacgacgccgacgccgCCTTGCTAACCTCCTTCTCCATCGCCGCATTGCTACCctccttctccatcgccggcgacggATGTGGTCGAATGGGGCTAGGGTTTtttgtctctctctctcctctgctCTTTGCCAAATTTGGGGGAGTTTGGGGGGAAATGGAAGGGGACGGAGAAGGCGATGCGGCGGAGTGACCTTTCTATAATACGAGGGGACACGGAAGGGACATGGAGGCTCACGCAACGGACACGCAAGATCACACGTCATCACTTGTACTTCGCCACGCCTGCCCGTACAACGCGTATAATACAACATACGAAGTTTATACAGGGACCACCGTATCCGAACCAACCGGTATCGCGCAATCGGGACCGTCAATGTGTTAAACACCACCATTTGTCGAACgaggggggggacaccggagcacaggcGTTTGTTGCATGCTCCACCGAGCAACCCACCGACCAATCCTTTGCTAACTCTCAGAGATCTCAAATCAAGATTGGCATAATCATAAAAACAAATCATTAGCAAGCGCTACTGGAAGCAATGTCCGGGACTAGTTCCACCTAGTCCTCCAGATTCCTTCGCCGGATTGATCGGCAACAAGTGCGTGAGCTTTGGCGCGAGAAAAAGGTGTAACTTAAAATTGGCGTCCAAGCAACACATATCTCAGCGTCGACGCGGATTAAGCAACATGATCAAGCATTCCATCTGAAATCCCTGCCTGGCCTCTGTTTGTTTCtgccttttgtttgtttgttggtTGTGTGTGCTCATCAAGCACGCCGCTCGATTTGTTTCTGCATATTTGAAAGAGTAGGGTATGCATGTAGGCTAGTTGCTACATGGTCTGAGGATGGAGACGTCCCAAATGGCAGCGTTGGGTCGCCTTCAAACTGTTTACGTGGACGCCTCACCGCGCGCCGCATGCGTGGCCGGTGAACTCATTGGCGGGTTGCTTGAACGCATGTCTAAGCAAGTAAGCACTAGCAAGACTTGGTTTGCTTCTGCTCAGTGTCGTGCACTAGATTTTATCATTTTACCACATTGTTTCCTTGTCCTTTTGACAATCTATCTTCATCTTGGTCTCGCCTCATGATTGCACTTCACAGCACGTTAGTTACTTGTTAACACCCCTTTTGGTCGCTGAGTCGATCTTTGCTTATGTCTGATACAAGGCGAGGTGTCTAATTCCGTCAGGCATCTTTCCCCTATGAACTTGGATAAGCCTTCCTTATCAGTATGATCCCTCTACTCCATGTGAACCTGGCGTCCAAGATTCCTCTTGTGATTCAGCAAAATGAGCAGTGGCCACGGGAATAATTGTCGCGACAACCAGCGCCTGGCGCATGTACAAAAGGGCTGGGAAGAGCGACCATCCTGCACGCGACGCCCATACAATACACTTGCCGCAAGCTTAGACACGACGCTGGCACTACCTGAAATCCATTTCAGATCAGAGGCATAATTGCAATTAATTCAGGCCAACAGACATTCGCTGAGGTCGTGGATATATCGTGGCGCCATCGAAGTCTCCTTTCCTGAACGGAGAAGTGCAGCCTTATAAGTAGCGCGCGACCTCGTGTCGTGTTGCAGTCAGGTGCGGTGTGCAGGGAGATAGTGTGCGAGGAGTTCAGGTCAGTACTGCCGGAGAGAGATGGACGGCGAGGACGTGCTCAGCGAGATCTTCGTCAGGCTGCCGCACAAGTCGCTGGCGCGGTTCCAGTGCGTGTCCACCACCTGGCGCGCCCTCATCGCCGGCGACTGCCTCCGCCGCAGGCTCCCGCTCATCACCTCCGGCGTGCTCTTCCACGACGCGCCACGGGATGGCACCGCCGGCGTACGGCAGCCGTACACGTACGCCTGCGCCTCGCCGTCGTCATCCTCAGGCGAAACCGGTGACGTCGTGGAGGCCGACGACATGGGCTTCTTCCCGCACCACGCCACGTCGAGCATCATCGACGGCTGCAACGGCCTCATCCTCTACTACTCATCATCGCCGCAGCAGACGTTCCACGTCGTGAGCCCCACGacgcggcggtgggcggcgctCCCGGCTCCGCGGAAGAAGACGCTGCTCTCGGTCCTGTCCTTCGACCCCTGCGCGTCCCCGCACTACAAGGTGGTCTGCTTCACCGGATGGCTGCCGTGCGGTGCCTCCGTGGAGGTGTTCGACTCGGAGCTCGGCGCGTGGCGCGAGCACGACGAGCTCGACTTCGGCCTCGACACCGACGCCATGTCGGCCACCATGCACTGCTTCGGCGGCGCGGTGCACGTGCTGGCCTACTCGGGCCACGTCGTCCGCATCGACCTCGCGACAATGGCGTGCGCGGTCACCGCTCTCCCGGCGCCTGTCAGCTACCGGGCGCGCGCGGGCCACTGCCGGGGCCGCCTCCGGTACGCGTCCAGCGACGGCTCGCGCCTAAGGTTCTGGGAGCTCGTGGACGCGGGCAGGTCAGAGTGGGCACTGAAGCACGAGCTGGGGATCAATGACCTCGTCCCCGGCGGCTCGTCCCAGACGACCACCACTGCTCCGACCTTCCTGTTCATGGCGTTCCACCCGGACAGGGAGGTGGTGTACCTGTGGACGCCCGGGAAGCTCGTGGCGTTCAACATGGAGCAGAGGCGCGTGGAGGAGGAGCGGGTGTTCGGGTCGGCCAAGGAAGGCGCGCAGCTCATACAGGTCTGGTTGTTTCCCTTCTCGCGCCATCTCGCCAGCTGCTTGGCCTGATTGGCGCGACCACCACACTTGGTCCCTGCCACGTGGCGAAAGGCCGACAATGTAAACTGTCCGTGACTAGTCTACGCGAATGTGGTGGCGTGCAACAAAAAAAGGATAGCAAAGTACTAAGTACAAGTATGGAAGTATCAAAAACAATCattttttcttttatatttggTCATGACTAATTCCGTGCAAGGGAATCTGTTTTCAGTTTTA contains:
- the LOC124659120 gene encoding F-box protein At5g07610-like yields the protein MDGEDVLSEIFVRLPHKSLARFQCVSTTWRALIAGDCLRRRLPLITSGVLFHDAPRDGTAGVRQPYTYACASPSSSSGETGDVVEADDMGFFPHHATSSIIDGCNGLILYYSSSPQQTFHVVSPTTRRWAALPAPRKKTLLSVLSFDPCASPHYKVVCFTGWLPCGASVEVFDSELGAWREHDELDFGLDTDAMSATMHCFGGAVHVLAYSGHVVRIDLATMACAVTALPAPVSYRARAGHCRGRLRYASSDGSRLRFWELVDAGRSEWALKHELGINDLVPGGSSQTTTTAPTFLFMAFHPDREVVYLWTPGKLVAFNMEQRRVEEERVFGSAKEGAQLIQVWLFPFSRHLASCLA